The following proteins are co-located in the Parafannyhessea umbonata genome:
- a CDS encoding AEC family transporter: MQMSIVLAKQVLVMFVLVGVGYAMFRAHKISMEGNRVIGNVLIYLSLPAVIIKSFMIERTPEHALALVLGTVVALVLLVLAAVVARVVCGRDAIGNFAGTFSNPSFFGIPLVVATVGAKSVFYNVGFIALMNIGQWTYGVSLLTHQNGEPSPTPRQVLRDVATAPFMIASLVGVALFCTQPPLPDVVTTCLDDVAALNTPLAMFMIGVYLAQTDVRRMLARVANYRVALARIVVSPLFSLALLSVIPGMPYQMRMALLIAAACPVGANVAVYAQLHDADYAYAVETVVVSVLLSIVTVPLVVGLANLVWL; the protein is encoded by the coding sequence ATGCAGATGTCCATAGTGCTCGCGAAGCAGGTGCTCGTGATGTTTGTGCTGGTGGGCGTGGGGTATGCGATGTTTCGGGCGCACAAGATCTCGATGGAGGGAAACCGCGTCATAGGCAACGTGCTCATCTACCTGTCGCTTCCCGCCGTCATCATCAAGAGCTTCATGATTGAGCGCACGCCCGAGCACGCGCTTGCGCTGGTGCTGGGCACGGTGGTCGCGCTTGTGCTGCTGGTGCTGGCCGCAGTTGTTGCGCGCGTGGTCTGCGGCAGGGACGCTATCGGCAACTTCGCGGGTACGTTCAGCAACCCGAGCTTCTTTGGCATACCGCTTGTGGTCGCGACGGTTGGCGCGAAGAGCGTGTTCTACAACGTGGGCTTTATCGCGCTCATGAACATTGGCCAGTGGACGTACGGCGTGTCGCTTCTTACCCACCAGAACGGCGAGCCCTCGCCCACGCCTCGCCAGGTGCTGCGTGACGTGGCGACCGCGCCATTCATGATCGCGTCGCTGGTGGGCGTCGCGCTGTTTTGCACGCAGCCTCCCCTGCCGGACGTCGTCACCACCTGCCTGGACGACGTTGCGGCGTTGAACACACCGCTCGCCATGTTCATGATCGGCGTCTACCTTGCGCAGACGGATGTGCGGCGCATGCTTGCGCGCGTGGCAAACTACCGCGTGGCACTGGCACGCATCGTGGTGTCGCCGCTCTTCTCGCTCGCGCTGCTTTCCGTCATCCCGGGCATGCCGTACCAGATGCGCATGGCCCTGCTGATCGCGGCGGCGTGCCCCGTGGGCGCAAACGTCGCCGTGTACGCGCAGCTTCACGACGCGGACTACGCGTACGCCGTCGAGACCGTCGTGGTGTCCGTGCTGCTCTCCATCGTGACCGTGCCCCTGGTGGTGGGGCTCGCGAACCTGGTCTGGCTGTAG
- a CDS encoding deoxycytidylate deaminase, which produces MAEQRSDVISWDEFFMRVAFAAKLRSKDPNTQVGACIADTDHRILSVGYNGTPHAITDEAFPWGDSDDPLNDKHSYVIHAEANAILNFRGSLKDMQGATVYVTLFPCHECAKLLVQAGVGEVVYLDDKYAGTMDNLISKRTLDSCGVTYRKVQMPHGLS; this is translated from the coding sequence ATGGCAGAGCAGCGCAGCGACGTGATTTCCTGGGACGAGTTCTTCATGCGGGTGGCTTTTGCCGCAAAGCTCCGCAGCAAGGACCCCAACACCCAGGTCGGTGCCTGCATAGCCGATACCGACCATCGCATACTCTCCGTTGGCTACAACGGTACGCCGCATGCCATAACGGACGAGGCCTTCCCCTGGGGCGACAGCGACGACCCCCTCAACGACAAGCACAGCTACGTCATCCACGCGGAGGCCAACGCCATCCTCAACTTCCGCGGAAGCCTGAAGGACATGCAGGGCGCCACGGTCTACGTCACGCTCTTCCCGTGCCACGAGTGCGCAAAGCTCCTGGTCCAGGCCGGCGTCGGCGAGGTCGTCTACCTCGACGACAAGTACGCCGGCACCATGGACAACCTCATCAGCAAGCGCACGCTCGACTCCTGCGGCGTCACGTACCGCAAGGTTCAGATGCCCCACGGCCTGTCCTAG
- a CDS encoding alpha/beta hydrolase-fold protein, with protein MNSTHATLQSKDLSRAIEVEVYGDAGQPVIVLPEGDSSFASWSEGGMIDALAPLVDSGMMRLVCTDSVDLMGWYSRYAVPEYRLSNIKNFFKFVEKDLLPFVAATCEDNRPPVLAGAGMGALNACVLMLSKPQLFGGLLALSGTYDARRFVVGELPDGWEEVSPVDMVPALPQRGKAVRLLNGLPLAFVCGQDASEDGIDTQRALEQAFSDRGIDATFEYWGYDVRHDWEWWRKEAAEMLPAVLSPEGLADRRLSASLAYAEREAKHAATQLADAQARLAAARDALKIAKHDLDVTTKRAKQEEKSVTTCGEAEAELLKAARVAWAERDRVAKLLHDAESVANEAQAKADAATKSRRDAEWILGEARAAASAARANNEAAQESVTACEEEAASATREDALAQERLKKTQALIEEERAKAKAAAEHALELAHKPAAKKPAAKRSRSTRKSAATKEPTASKPAAAKPAATKVPATKKPVAKKVPAPAKATAKKPVAPAKSVPAAKSAPARKPTPKTAE; from the coding sequence ATGAACAGCACGCACGCGACCCTGCAGAGCAAGGACCTCTCCCGCGCCATCGAGGTGGAGGTGTACGGTGACGCAGGCCAGCCCGTCATAGTGCTGCCCGAGGGCGACTCCTCGTTCGCCAGCTGGTCGGAGGGCGGCATGATCGATGCGCTCGCCCCGCTCGTCGATTCCGGCATGATGCGTCTGGTCTGTACGGATTCCGTCGACCTCATGGGCTGGTACTCGCGCTACGCCGTGCCTGAGTATCGCCTTTCAAACATCAAGAACTTCTTCAAGTTCGTCGAGAAGGACCTGCTGCCCTTCGTCGCGGCCACGTGCGAAGATAATCGCCCGCCCGTTCTTGCGGGCGCGGGCATGGGTGCGCTGAACGCGTGCGTGCTCATGCTGTCCAAGCCGCAGCTCTTCGGCGGCCTCCTTGCGCTCTCGGGCACGTACGACGCGCGGCGCTTCGTCGTGGGCGAGCTTCCGGACGGCTGGGAGGAAGTCTCCCCGGTCGACATGGTCCCCGCGCTTCCCCAGCGCGGCAAGGCGGTCCGCCTGCTCAATGGCCTTCCGCTCGCATTTGTCTGCGGCCAGGACGCAAGCGAGGACGGCATCGACACGCAGCGCGCGCTAGAGCAGGCGTTTAGCGACCGCGGCATCGACGCCACGTTCGAGTACTGGGGATACGACGTCCGCCACGACTGGGAGTGGTGGCGCAAGGAGGCCGCGGAGATGCTCCCCGCGGTGCTCTCGCCGGAGGGCCTTGCGGACCGCAGGCTCAGCGCGTCTCTCGCCTACGCGGAGCGCGAGGCAAAGCACGCGGCCACGCAGCTGGCAGACGCGCAGGCGCGCCTCGCCGCGGCGCGCGACGCACTGAAGATCGCCAAGCACGATCTGGACGTCACCACCAAGCGCGCAAAGCAGGAGGAGAAGAGCGTGACCACGTGCGGCGAGGCCGAGGCGGAGCTCTTGAAGGCCGCCCGCGTCGCATGGGCGGAGCGCGACCGCGTGGCAAAGCTCCTGCACGACGCGGAGTCCGTGGCAAACGAGGCCCAGGCAAAGGCCGATGCCGCCACGAAGTCCCGCCGCGACGCGGAGTGGATACTGGGCGAGGCGCGCGCGGCAGCCTCGGCAGCCAGGGCCAACAACGAAGCCGCACAGGAGTCTGTCACGGCGTGCGAGGAGGAGGCCGCGTCTGCCACCAGGGAGGACGCCCTTGCGCAGGAGCGCCTGAAGAAGACCCAGGCCCTCATCGAGGAGGAGCGCGCCAAGGCGAAGGCCGCGGCAGAGCATGCGCTCGAGCTCGCGCACAAGCCCGCCGCGAAGAAGCCTGCCGCCAAGAGGTCCCGGTCAACCCGGAAGTCAGCTGCAACCAAGGAGCCAACGGCCTCTAAGCCCGCAGCCGCGAAGCCCGCGGCCACCAAGGTGCCTGCAACCAAGAAGCCGGTCGCGAAGAAGGTGCCCGCTCCCGCGAAGGCAACTGCCAAGAAGCCCGTGGCGCCGGCAAAGTCCGTCCCTGCGGCAAAGTCCGCTCCCGCAAGGAAGCCAACTCCCAAGACCGCGGAGTAA
- a CDS encoding SGNH/GDSL hydrolase family protein, whose translation MRILMLGNSLTTAHSLPDRLASALDAEVVVHARGGARLAEHLNPKTRNGARTLAALAPVGPGGEPAHPFWDYVVLQEMSHAPATTPEAYARSVAALCALARGAGATPVIYATWAYREGSSKLARLGLSYVQMHDLMHDSFVRAAAQNEAILADACDAFYGAADPAALYAPDGVHPSQMGTGVAASVLARAMDAATPWSHAR comes from the coding sequence ATGCGCATCCTCATGCTGGGAAACAGCCTCACCACGGCCCATAGCCTGCCAGACCGCCTTGCCTCCGCGCTCGACGCGGAGGTGGTGGTGCACGCCCGCGGCGGGGCACGCCTTGCGGAGCACCTCAACCCCAAGACAAGAAACGGTGCCCGCACGCTCGCGGCGCTTGCGCCGGTGGGCCCCGGCGGGGAGCCTGCCCATCCCTTCTGGGATTACGTCGTCCTGCAGGAGATGTCCCACGCACCGGCCACCACGCCCGAGGCCTATGCAAGAAGCGTGGCGGCCCTCTGCGCGCTCGCCCGCGGGGCGGGCGCCACGCCCGTCATCTACGCAACCTGGGCCTACCGCGAGGGGAGTTCCAAGCTCGCGCGGCTGGGTCTTTCCTACGTCCAGATGCACGACCTCATGCACGATTCGTTCGTTCGGGCCGCCGCCCAGAACGAGGCCATACTCGCGGATGCCTGCGACGCCTTCTATGGGGCGGCGGATCCTGCCGCGCTCTACGCACCGGACGGCGTCCACCCCTCCCAAATGGGAACGGGGGTCGCGGCGTCCGTTCTGGCACGTGCCATGGACGCCGCGACCCCCTGGTCGCACGCTCGTTGA
- a CDS encoding aldo/keto reductase produces MRTLAPDCIKLGFGMMRLPKREDGTIDVGTTAQMVDEFLAAGGRYVDTAFVYEGSEDAVRQALVERHPRDSYYLATKLNAGEWAAKDEAAAKAEFEQSLERTGAGYFDFYLLHALSSDNVGLYDKYGIWEYVRDLKARGLVRHMGFSFHDGPELLDRLLTEHPEVEFVQLQLNYADWEDPVVQSRANYEVAVAHDVPVVVMEPVKGGTLAALPPAVAEIFRSADATASPAQWAIRFVASLPNVMMVLSGMSTPEQMADNLSFMRDFKPLSKEEAATVDEVRRAFDAIDRIACTSCHYCTGGCPVHMHIPDIFRTVNEYKLFGNLERSRKDYVRRAGDTLASECIQCGQCEQACPQHLPIVSLLKEAAATLE; encoded by the coding sequence ATGAGGACCCTTGCACCTGACTGCATCAAGCTGGGATTTGGCATGATGCGCCTGCCGAAGCGCGAGGACGGGACCATCGACGTCGGGACGACCGCGCAAATGGTGGACGAGTTCCTTGCGGCGGGCGGCAGGTACGTGGACACCGCCTTTGTGTACGAGGGGTCGGAGGACGCCGTGCGACAGGCGCTGGTTGAGCGCCACCCGCGCGACTCGTACTACCTTGCGACGAAGCTGAACGCCGGCGAGTGGGCCGCGAAGGACGAGGCCGCCGCGAAGGCGGAGTTTGAGCAGAGCCTGGAGCGCACCGGCGCCGGCTACTTCGACTTCTATCTGCTGCATGCGCTGTCCAGCGACAACGTGGGGCTGTACGATAAGTACGGCATCTGGGAGTACGTGCGCGACCTTAAGGCGCGCGGGCTGGTGCGGCACATGGGGTTCTCGTTCCACGACGGGCCGGAACTGCTTGACCGCCTGCTGACGGAGCATCCCGAGGTGGAGTTTGTGCAGCTGCAGCTGAACTACGCCGACTGGGAGGACCCGGTGGTGCAGTCTCGCGCGAACTACGAGGTCGCCGTGGCGCACGACGTTCCCGTGGTGGTGATGGAACCCGTGAAGGGCGGCACGCTGGCCGCGCTTCCGCCTGCGGTCGCAGAGATCTTCCGCTCCGCGGACGCGACGGCCTCGCCCGCACAGTGGGCAATCCGCTTTGTGGCATCGCTTCCGAACGTGATGATGGTGCTGAGTGGCATGTCGACCCCGGAGCAGATGGCGGACAACCTGAGCTTCATGCGCGACTTCAAGCCGCTTTCGAAGGAGGAGGCGGCCACGGTGGACGAGGTCCGTCGCGCGTTCGACGCAATCGATCGCATTGCGTGCACCTCGTGCCACTACTGCACGGGCGGCTGCCCCGTGCACATGCACATTCCGGACATCTTCCGCACCGTGAACGAGTACAAGCTCTTTGGCAACCTGGAGCGCTCGCGCAAGGACTACGTGCGGCGCGCCGGCGACACGCTGGCGTCCGAGTGCATCCAGTGCGGACAGTGCGAGCAGGCATGTCCGCAGCACCTGCCCATCGTGAGCCTGCTTAAGGAGGCAGCCGCCACGCTGGAGTAG
- a CDS encoding HAD family hydrolase, with product MIKLILTDLDETLIHFGLTRATDHAIAAIRHAQAAGVTFAATTGRIRQGACAAFGFARECTQSAVMSNGQLVLADGQLIGQVELDREGMERLAAELVGDRNFMLNVITRAETMEPVRVIVSDDPNAARRAFRADSDDVVVMDHLPDGPLVKSNIHVMGGVGRMGEVRERLEALCPGIRLMSPGPQVPMFDVAPKDWSKAKGAELLRRHLGIGVDEVAAFGDAENDLELLGFYPNSVAVANAVPEVASAARWHIGASADDAVADAIEDIARASTEGRMPDFMCEAENERGLAMRARPAGDRKVESLPYFRPRA from the coding sequence TTGATAAAGCTCATCCTGACCGACCTGGACGAGACGCTGATTCACTTTGGGCTGACGCGCGCGACCGACCACGCCATCGCCGCCATCAGGCACGCGCAGGCCGCGGGCGTGACGTTTGCCGCCACGACGGGAAGGATCCGCCAGGGCGCATGCGCGGCGTTTGGCTTTGCGCGCGAGTGCACGCAGTCTGCCGTGATGAGCAACGGCCAGCTTGTGCTTGCGGACGGACAGCTGATTGGACAGGTGGAGCTTGACCGCGAGGGCATGGAGCGCCTGGCGGCGGAGCTGGTGGGAGACCGAAACTTCATGCTGAACGTGATCACGCGCGCCGAGACGATGGAGCCCGTGCGCGTGATCGTGAGCGACGACCCTAACGCCGCCCGGCGCGCGTTTCGCGCGGACAGCGACGACGTGGTGGTGATGGACCACCTGCCGGACGGTCCGCTGGTGAAGTCGAACATCCACGTGATGGGCGGCGTGGGGCGGATGGGCGAGGTGCGCGAGCGCCTGGAGGCGCTGTGCCCCGGCATCAGGCTGATGTCTCCCGGGCCGCAGGTGCCCATGTTCGACGTTGCGCCTAAGGATTGGTCGAAGGCGAAGGGAGCGGAGCTGCTGCGCCGGCACCTGGGCATTGGCGTGGACGAGGTGGCCGCGTTTGGCGACGCGGAGAACGACCTGGAGCTTCTGGGGTTCTATCCGAACTCCGTCGCCGTTGCGAACGCCGTTCCGGAGGTGGCAAGCGCGGCGCGCTGGCACATTGGCGCGAGTGCGGACGACGCCGTGGCGGACGCGATAGAGGACATCGCCCGCGCGAGTACGGAGGGCCGCATGCCGGACTTCATGTGCGAGGCGGAAAACGAGCGCGGCCTCGCCATGCGCGCGCGGCCTGCCGGCGACCGGAAGGTGGAGTCGCTGCCGTACTTCAGGCCGCGGGCGTAG